CGCAGATGGCTTCGCAGTCGGCGCCCGAGTACGGGCCGGAGTCAATCGCGTACCCGGCGTTGATCACCTCGGGAGAAAGCGGGAGGCGAAGGGCATTGAAGCCCTTGCCCGTGAAATCCGAAAGAAAATCGTCGAGCTGGCGTCCGGTCCAGAGACCGTGCAGGACGTGATCCGATGTTTCCATCCCGAACCAGTTGAGTCCGTAGAGTCTGAGCTGCGAACCGTCCTTCATAAGCCGTCCCCCGGAAACCGAATAGACCGTACCGGTACCCGGCGCACTGGTCTGGGCCGGCGGGTTGGTCTGCGGGGGATTCGTCTGCGGGGGCGAGGTCTGCGTCGAACATTCAAGCGAAGAGACGATACCGACATAATATTGTGCGATGCGAAGCGCGTCGACGATATCGATGGATCCGCTCGCATTCACATCAGCTGTGGATTCGTAAAAAACGGACGGGTTCATGCCCACGTAATATTGGGCGACCAGAAGCGCGTCCACGATATCCACGGAACCGGAATTATTGACATCCCCGCACGACTGCGAATAGAGGGGCAGGGAAGCGATCGCGGTAAACATAAAGATACAAATTAAGGTTGTTATGCGGCTTTTTTTGTCTTTCATTTTTTTCCTCCGATATCCGATTGTATCATGATTACCCGTTTCCCGCAAGGAAAAGTTTATCCGGCTTCGACACCGTTTCGACGCCTTCGGCGGTCATGGCGTTCCCGGGGTCGTGCACGATAAAAATCATCGCCGCGACGACGGCCGTCTCAATGGTGCAGGCGGCGGAAAGTCTATTTTTTTAAACGCCTGTCCCTTGTATAAATGAGAAAAGGAGGGTATGGTATAGTGCAACACGATGAAAGGAGTATACGATTATGGCAATCCCGTTACGAAGTTCGATTAATACCAAAGGAAGAAGAATGGCGGGCTCGCGGGCCCTCTGGCGGGCGAACGGTATGAAAGAGGAGATGTTCGGAAAACCGATTATCGCCGTGGTCAATTCCTTTTCGCAGTTCGTTCCGGGACATGTCTGTTTTCACGAAACCGGGCAGTATATCAAAAAGAAGATCGAAGAGTCCGGATTTTTTGCGCCTGAGTTCAATACGATCGCCATCGACGACGGCATTGCGATGGGACACGACGGCATGCTGTATTCCCTCCCTTCCCGCGAGCTTATCGCCGACAGTGTGGAGTATATGTGCAACGCGCACAAAGTCGACGCCATGATCTGTATCAGCAACTGCGACAAGATCACGCCGGGAATGATCATGGCGGGCATGCGGCTCAATATTCCGATGATTTTTGTTTCAGGCGGGCCAATGGAGGCCGGACGGCTGGGTGATAAATCGTACGATCTGGTCGATGCCATGGTCATGGCGGCGGATTCATCGGTGTCCGACGAGATGATGGAGAAACTCGAAAAGGTAGCATGCCCCACCTGCGGTTCATGTTCCGGCATGTTCACGGCAAACTCAATGAACTGCCTTGCCGAGGCACTCGGTATTGCCCTTCCCGGAAACGGTACGATTCTTTCCACCCATATCAACCGTAAACACCTTTTTGACAAGGCGGCGAGGCGGATCGTCGAAATTACGAAAGCCTATTACTATAACGGCGAGGAGGCGTGGCTTCCCCGGTCGATAGCGACAAGGGCCGCGTTCACGAATGCCATGTCTCTCGATATCGCGATGGGCGGATCGACGAATACGGTACTTCACCTGCTCGCGATCGCGAACGAGGCCGGCGTCGATTTCGGGATGAAGGATATCGACGCCCTTTCTAAAAAAATACCCTGCCTCTGCAAGGTCGCACCGAGTTCCCGCTACCACATGGAAGACGTCAGCCGGGCGGGCGGTATT
The Spirochaetales bacterium genome window above contains:
- the ilvD gene encoding dihydroxy-acid dehydratase; this translates as MAIPLRSSINTKGRRMAGSRALWRANGMKEEMFGKPIIAVVNSFSQFVPGHVCFHETGQYIKKKIEESGFFAPEFNTIAIDDGIAMGHDGMLYSLPSRELIADSVEYMCNAHKVDAMICISNCDKITPGMIMAGMRLNIPMIFVSGGPMEAGRLGDKSYDLVDAMVMAADSSVSDEMMEKLEKVACPTCGSCSGMFTANSMNCLAEALGIALPGNGTILSTHINRKHLFDKAARRIVEITKAYYYNGEEAWLPRSIATRAAFTNAMSLDIAMGGSTNTVLHLLAIANEAGVDFGMKDIDALSKKIPCLCKVAPSSRYHMEDVSRAGGIMAILGELDRSGLLDTSVKRVDASSLKEILDGYDIVRSTAVSESIEYAKSAPGDGRRNLELGSQSSTYTDIDTDRIDGCIRDREHCYYADGGLAVLFGNIAEQGCIVKTAGVDPSIFAFTGKAKVYFSQEAACDGILGGEIKAGDVVVIRYEGPKGGPGMQEMLYPTSYIRSVNLGKECALITDGRFSGGTSGLSIGHVSPEAASGGAIALIKNGDTIEIDIPNRRINLLVSDGELEKRKKEEEAYGREAFTPRGRDRKVSKALHAYALFAASADKGAVRVLPETD